A stretch of Calditrichota bacterium DNA encodes these proteins:
- a CDS encoding cytochrome C554, translated as MKRVFILAFSLFFVAGSQLFAQESHQYIGAEKCKTCHKKEKAGKQYLIWKDGPHANAMKTLSSPEAMKIAKEKGIADPAKDPSCLKCHSTYASLKPEQLHAKGKLKLEEGVSCESCHGAGADYKKKKIMKDQKTAIANGLILPEEKVCKSCHNDESPTFKSFDFKKAVKEISHPTPAK; from the coding sequence ATGAAACGAGTGTTTATACTTGCATTTAGTTTGTTCTTTGTAGCCGGCTCTCAATTATTTGCACAGGAAAGCCACCAATACATTGGCGCCGAAAAATGCAAAACATGCCATAAGAAAGAAAAAGCAGGCAAACAATATTTAATTTGGAAAGATGGCCCTCATGCCAACGCAATGAAAACTCTGTCATCCCCCGAAGCAATGAAAATTGCCAAGGAAAAAGGAATAGCAGATCCGGCTAAGGATCCATCATGTTTAAAATGCCATTCAACTTATGCTAGTTTAAAACCAGAACAATTGCATGCTAAAGGGAAATTGAAATTAGAAGAAGGCGTTTCCTGTGAATCTTGCCATGGAGCTGGCGCCGATTACAAAAAGAAAAAAATAATGAAAGACCAGAAAACAGCAATAGCAAATGGCTTAATTCTACCTGAAGAAAAGGTTTGTAAATCTTGCCACAATGATGAAAGCCCAACTTTTAAAAGCTTTGATTTTAAAAAGGCCGTAAAAGAAATAAGCCATCCAACACCTGCTAAATAA
- a CDS encoding sigma-54-dependent Fis family transcriptional regulator, with protein MKNILLIDDEQDMLDSLHKLLSRNSEYKISMEQDAQKALDRVGKTKYDLIITDLKMKNVSGMEILRKALGTFPDSIVIVISGYGTIDTSVEAMREGAFDFIEKPFTSKKLYEIIEHAFSQNYKKTEKLEDSSKGKDAFSGIVYQSEQIEDLIRVVKRISPGNMNVLVTGESGTGKELFARAIHSLSKRNLNPFVPVNCGALPENLFESELFGHERGAFTGAIKTKPGLLEFANHGTFFLDEIGDLSLAMQIKLLRMLEERKIRRVGGQQEIDIDVRIIAATNKDLNKAVHDKQFREDLYYRLNAMEIKILPLRERPDDIIPLAKNFLTEHCCQNDQSMVRLSSDAEKALKNYTWPGNVRELQNIISRAFYLCSNSIIQKADLPISKEKENAIFDDDIINLSYKNAKENLMEKFEVEYLTHHIKRNNGNISRTAELCGLDRRSIHRLINKYNIIYEE; from the coding sequence ATGAAAAATATTTTACTAATTGATGACGAACAGGATATGCTGGACAGTTTGCACAAGCTACTGAGCCGTAATTCTGAATATAAAATATCGATGGAACAAGATGCGCAAAAAGCATTGGATAGAGTAGGCAAAACGAAGTATGATTTAATTATCACAGATCTTAAAATGAAAAATGTTTCCGGAATGGAGATACTGCGTAAGGCATTAGGGACTTTTCCTGATAGTATCGTGATAGTTATATCTGGTTATGGCACAATTGATACAAGTGTTGAAGCTATGCGCGAAGGGGCATTTGATTTTATTGAAAAACCATTCACATCTAAAAAATTATATGAAATAATTGAACACGCTTTCAGCCAAAATTATAAAAAAACTGAAAAACTGGAAGATTCTTCAAAAGGTAAAGATGCCTTTTCCGGGATTGTTTATCAAAGTGAGCAAATAGAAGATTTGATACGGGTTGTAAAGAGAATTTCGCCGGGAAATATGAACGTTCTTGTAACGGGTGAAAGTGGAACTGGCAAAGAACTGTTTGCTCGTGCAATTCATTCTTTGAGCAAAAGAAACCTGAATCCATTTGTGCCCGTAAACTGTGGTGCTTTACCCGAAAACCTTTTTGAAAGTGAGTTGTTTGGCCATGAACGAGGAGCTTTTACAGGCGCGATTAAAACAAAGCCGGGGCTTTTGGAATTTGCAAACCATGGAACGTTCTTTCTCGATGAAATTGGCGACCTTAGTTTGGCTATGCAAATTAAGCTGTTAAGAATGCTGGAAGAACGAAAAATTAGAAGAGTGGGTGGGCAACAAGAAATTGATATTGATGTTAGGATTATTGCAGCAACGAATAAAGACTTGAATAAAGCTGTGCATGATAAACAATTTCGTGAAGATCTTTACTATCGGCTAAATGCCATGGAAATCAAAATTCTTCCATTAAGAGAACGTCCGGATGATATTATTCCTCTTGCAAAAAATTTTCTCACAGAGCATTGCTGTCAAAATGACCAATCAATGGTTCGTTTATCAAGCGATGCAGAAAAAGCATTAAAAAACTATACATGGCCCGGCAATGTACGTGAGCTGCAAAATATTATTAGTCGTGCATTTTATCTTTGCTCAAATTCAATAATTCAAAAAGCAGATTTACCAATCTCAAAAGAAAAAGAGAATGCAATTTTTGATGACGATATAATCAATCTTTCTTATAAAAATGCAAAAGAAAATTTAATGGAAAAGTTTGAGGTGGAATATTTAACGCATCATATAAAACGTAACAATGGCAATATTTCCCGAACTGCAGAATTGTGCGGTCTTGACAGACGATCTATTCACCGTCTTATCAATAAGTATAATATAATTTATGAAGAATAA
- a CDS encoding HAMP domain-containing histidine kinase, giving the protein MSFFVYQFNKNFEERSVMMLETTINVVLSCISHNMEHDEKNIQIVLERHVVSEHIKNMRIFDLSGKILYATDTSEIGEDISFIAPHHTAERDIKSITLIEPDTIYSAITPFKNEEKCQRCHEQKDTIAYLDIDSRLTKPEVQFYTGIRHSIFLGIVVILILIITLYLIFNSFISKPLKGVIDALSEVEKGNLHIRRPQKKEDEFGLLDRHFNNMVNQLEKSQQEINSFHFEQLQRADKLVTLGELAAEMAHEINNPAGVIMARADYIQLESENMVGLQKYGDDIEVILQQTQKIARITNNILKYSKKLPKDFHKIDVMKIINESIKIFEPRLIRRNILLKKIFLCDDKCKSALIYGDAQQIEQVTTNLINNAIDAIDNSGNLEISVGCTNNEKVQIIIKDDGMGIDEVSKEKIFLPFFTSKSAQKGTGLGLYIVKNILKNHGGDIECESAFGEGTTFTILFNKAK; this is encoded by the coding sequence ATGAGTTTTTTTGTTTACCAGTTTAATAAAAACTTCGAAGAACGTTCTGTAATGATGTTGGAGACAACAATAAATGTGGTGTTATCTTGTATCAGCCATAACATGGAACATGATGAAAAAAACATCCAAATAGTTTTAGAAAGACATGTTGTAAGTGAACATATAAAAAACATGCGAATATTTGATTTGTCCGGTAAAATATTATATGCAACAGACACATCAGAAATTGGTGAAGATATTAGTTTTATTGCTCCACACCATACTGCAGAAAGGGATATAAAAAGTATTACATTAATTGAACCGGATACGATATATTCTGCAATTACTCCGTTTAAAAATGAAGAAAAATGCCAGAGGTGCCATGAACAGAAAGATACAATCGCTTATCTGGACATCGATTCCCGATTGACAAAACCAGAGGTACAGTTTTATACAGGGATAAGACATTCAATATTTCTTGGGATTGTTGTGATATTGATCCTGATTATAACACTGTATTTAATTTTCAACTCTTTTATTAGTAAACCACTAAAAGGTGTAATTGATGCTTTGAGTGAAGTTGAAAAAGGTAATTTGCATATAAGAAGACCACAGAAAAAAGAGGATGAATTTGGATTGCTTGACAGACATTTCAATAATATGGTTAACCAGCTTGAAAAGTCTCAGCAGGAAATAAATTCATTTCATTTTGAGCAACTACAACGTGCTGACAAGTTAGTAACCCTTGGAGAATTGGCGGCTGAAATGGCCCATGAAATAAATAATCCTGCGGGTGTGATTATGGCACGCGCTGACTATATTCAGCTCGAATCTGAGAACATGGTTGGTTTGCAGAAATATGGCGATGATATTGAGGTTATCTTACAGCAAACCCAAAAAATTGCCAGGATTACAAATAATATTCTTAAGTATAGTAAAAAGCTTCCAAAAGATTTTCATAAAATAGATGTGATGAAAATTATTAATGAAAGTATTAAAATTTTTGAACCACGACTAATCAGAAGAAATATTTTACTAAAAAAAATCTTTCTATGTGATGACAAATGTAAGAGTGCGCTCATCTATGGAGATGCTCAACAGATTGAACAGGTTACTACAAATTTAATTAATAACGCCATCGATGCAATTGATAATAGCGGTAACCTGGAAATAAGTGTTGGATGCACCAATAATGAGAAGGTTCAAATTATAATTAAAGACGATGGAATGGGTATAGATGAGGTTTCTAAAGAAAAGATATTTTTACCATTTTTTACTTCCAAATCAGCCCAAAAAGGGACAGGGCTTGGATTATATATTGTAAAAAATATACTAAAAAATCATGGTGGGGATATTGAATGTGAAAGTGCATTCGGAGAAGGAACCACATTTACCATTCTATTTAATAAAGCGAAATAA
- a CDS encoding T9SS type A sorting domain-containing protein produces the protein MKTFLLTLIALFLISAPTFSQDQVGPEKCLTCHNNVGLGDMTGWRSSMHANGYSVQLDDAFSMQDLYGMVNDYDENGIDDFKDGLNFNNIDSKFDPYKPNAPILSYSAEGGYKMQMGDVTHKVIMTYGGSGLYKQRYMLSVETSEGFSKGYYVSPVQYNEKTKEYVVYHGSDWYDASNLPIYTSTSTLMDIAGNSRNIAKNCSGCHSNGLEVWQDDNNEWLMKGAPVDDEAAYDGLNNVFDIDGDGNLDQINTTCERCHGPGSDHAAAPTKENIINPLTDLTAEQNNNLCGMCHSRGKSKPNNTFGFPFQDDASTLVTWAVGDLVEPIYTNGGKNFGDGVTSSSHHQQFWDLYQSDKPTFQYHPVSCNECHDVHNEVLHHVRSEIVEKDTSGADVPIATASGNNTLCLACHATHGAFADISVEMVADYDNNVTAIGEIVSAHTKHSYDPEGIGTSNCVSCHMAVTSKSAVAYDVHGHTFEAIPPEKTKMYTMPNSCAVSCHGNVDAAGGDFGTNITVDDRTFWGGIAQQDLADSLMYYYGPDGKWWTHSVTTIDITENEMPTKFSLSQNYPNPFNPTTNIVFELPKSTTVSLKVYNVVGQLITTLIDNEDMTSGKKLLQFDASNLSAGLYFYTLKTATFTESKKMVLIK, from the coding sequence ATGAAGACTTTTTTACTAACTTTAATTGCACTTTTTTTAATTAGTGCACCAACATTTTCACAGGATCAAGTTGGTCCTGAAAAATGTTTGACTTGCCATAACAATGTCGGTTTAGGTGATATGACAGGCTGGCGTTCATCAATGCATGCCAATGGTTATTCTGTCCAATTAGACGATGCTTTCAGTATGCAGGATTTATATGGAATGGTAAATGATTATGATGAAAATGGAATTGATGACTTTAAAGATGGTCTCAATTTCAACAATATCGATAGTAAGTTTGATCCCTATAAACCCAACGCGCCAATTCTATCATATAGCGCAGAAGGTGGTTACAAAATGCAAATGGGTGATGTAACCCATAAAGTAATTATGACATATGGCGGCAGCGGATTGTACAAACAAAGATATATGTTGAGTGTAGAAACCTCTGAAGGGTTTTCAAAAGGTTACTATGTATCTCCTGTCCAGTATAATGAAAAGACAAAAGAATATGTTGTTTACCATGGCAGTGACTGGTATGACGCTTCTAATCTTCCAATATATACATCTACTTCAACTTTGATGGATATTGCCGGAAATAGCAGAAATATTGCAAAAAACTGTTCCGGATGTCATTCTAATGGACTAGAAGTTTGGCAAGATGATAATAATGAATGGTTAATGAAAGGTGCGCCTGTTGATGATGAGGCCGCTTATGATGGATTAAACAATGTGTTTGATATTGATGGCGATGGAAATCTTGATCAAATAAACACCACTTGTGAAAGATGCCATGGTCCAGGAAGTGACCATGCTGCTGCTCCAACAAAAGAAAATATTATTAATCCTTTAACTGATTTAACTGCTGAACAAAATAATAATCTTTGCGGGATGTGCCACTCCCGTGGGAAAAGTAAACCAAACAACACTTTTGGTTTCCCATTTCAAGATGATGCAAGCACTTTAGTAACTTGGGCTGTTGGTGATCTGGTTGAGCCGATATACACCAACGGCGGCAAAAATTTTGGTGATGGTGTTACATCTTCCTCACACCACCAGCAATTTTGGGATTTATACCAAAGTGACAAACCCACATTCCAATATCACCCAGTTTCTTGTAATGAATGTCACGATGTTCACAATGAAGTTTTACATCACGTGAGATCAGAAATAGTTGAGAAAGATACTTCTGGAGCTGACGTTCCTATAGCAACAGCAAGTGGAAATAATACACTTTGCCTGGCCTGCCATGCAACTCACGGAGCTTTTGCCGATATTTCTGTTGAAATGGTTGCGGATTATGATAACAATGTTACCGCAATTGGCGAAATAGTTTCTGCTCACACAAAACATAGCTACGATCCAGAAGGGATCGGTACTTCTAATTGTGTTAGTTGCCATATGGCAGTAACATCAAAATCAGCTGTTGCTTATGATGTTCATGGACATACATTTGAAGCAATTCCTCCGGAAAAAACTAAAATGTATACAATGCCTAACTCATGCGCTGTTAGCTGCCATGGAAACGTTGATGCAGCCGGTGGTGATTTTGGAACAAATATTACTGTAGACGATCGTACATTTTGGGGCGGAATTGCTCAGCAAGACCTGGCAGATAGTTTAATGTATTACTATGGTCCTGATGGAAAATGGTGGACTCATAGTGTAACTACAATCGATATTACAGAAAACGAAATGCCGACAAAATTCAGCTTGTCCCAAAACTATCCAAATCCATTTAACCCTACAACAAACATTGTATTTGAATTACCAAAATCTACAACTGTTAGCTTGAAGGTTTATAATGTAGTTGGCCAGTTGATTACTACACTTATTGACAATGAAGATATGACTTCAGGTAAAAAGCTATTACAATTTGACGCTTCGAACCTTTCAGCGGGTCTTTATTTCTATACGTTGAAAACAGCTACTTTTACAGAGTCTAAGAAAATGGTTTTAATAAAATAA
- a CDS encoding cytochrome c3 family protein translates to MRTKYLIILISPLLFLFWGFTIQDQVPSKSEFSHKYHIEDEELACNDCHTNVNTSTTGTDDLMPVQDVCADCHEIDDEPAVKASMQMQRVTEYSTLFSHQLHSEKEFNCVDCHGDVSQNEVGQKALTPNMKSCMDCHQTEQAENTCYTCHTTDEQLMPANHNLTFIHNHGDLARNDIMTVSGEMNCQTCHTKQYCQDCHEGENVDRMIHPLNFEFTHALTTQGKENNCITCHEERSFCSSCHIENAVMPHNHVPGWANQIPGDGGLHRIEATIDLENCMSCHEHNAEQICAQCHNN, encoded by the coding sequence ATGCGAACAAAGTATCTGATTATTCTTATCTCTCCCCTGCTATTCCTATTCTGGGGTTTTACAATCCAGGATCAGGTTCCGTCAAAAAGTGAATTTTCCCATAAATATCATATTGAGGATGAGGAACTTGCCTGTAATGATTGTCACACAAATGTTAACACCAGCACTACCGGCACGGATGATTTAATGCCTGTACAGGATGTATGTGCAGATTGCCATGAAATTGATGATGAACCAGCTGTCAAAGCATCTATGCAAATGCAAAGAGTGACAGAATACAGCACTCTGTTTTCACACCAATTGCATTCTGAAAAAGAGTTTAATTGCGTTGATTGCCATGGTGATGTATCTCAAAACGAAGTAGGGCAAAAAGCACTTACACCTAATATGAAATCCTGTATGGATTGTCACCAAACTGAGCAGGCCGAAAATACATGTTATACATGCCACACTACTGATGAGCAATTAATGCCAGCAAATCACAACTTAACTTTCATACATAATCATGGTGATTTAGCCAGAAATGATATTATGACGGTTAGCGGCGAAATGAATTGCCAAACCTGCCATACAAAACAGTATTGCCAGGATTGCCATGAAGGCGAAAATGTTGACAGAATGATTCACCCATTGAATTTTGAATTTACACATGCCTTGACCACCCAAGGTAAAGAAAACAATTGTATTACCTGTCATGAAGAACGTTCGTTTTGCAGTTCATGCCACATCGAAAATGCTGTAATGCCACATAACCATGTGCCAGGTTGGGCTAACCAAATCCCGGGTGATGGCGGACTACACAGAATTGAGGCGACCATCGATCTTGAAAATTGCATGTCTTGCCACGAGCATAATGCTGAACAGATTTGCGCACAATGTCACAATAACTGA
- a CDS encoding cytochrome c3 family protein has protein sequence MKTQIIKYALALLSLTFLLACLEERNPFEVPTHPEGWMDKSSDIFHGTAVFSSEFYSENCQSCHGENYDGGTSNVSCSASGCHGSYPHPENFAFSATEEFHADFIRNNINWNINKCQTCHGSDYKGGESPNETIARQKDCTRCHTQNDNPLASGPEACNTCHGSINNPAPPKDLAKNELTSFIGVGAHQAHFDTTFTTAFIGDCKLCHSEPEILNHPGHIDDNTQFAEMVFDQFVSDSGNVNPTWDHESATCSNVYCHGAFTFEKANSTNSWIYIGDDISGKNPNMVWNDVGSGQADCGTCHGLPPAGHLQNTACEACHNSVAGPGLTIINKSLHINGKIDLNN, from the coding sequence ATGAAAACACAAATTATAAAATACGCTCTGGCTTTATTGTCATTAACTTTCTTATTAGCCTGTTTGGAAGAAAGAAATCCTTTTGAGGTTCCAACACATCCCGAAGGTTGGATGGATAAAAGTTCTGATATTTTTCATGGGACAGCTGTCTTTTCAAGCGAATTCTATTCTGAAAATTGTCAATCCTGCCATGGTGAAAATTATGATGGCGGAACATCAAATGTTTCCTGCTCTGCTTCCGGATGCCATGGAAGCTATCCGCACCCGGAAAATTTTGCCTTTAGTGCAACTGAAGAATTTCATGCGGATTTTATTCGTAACAATATCAATTGGAATATTAATAAATGTCAAACATGCCATGGCTCCGACTATAAAGGCGGTGAAAGCCCAAATGAAACAATAGCCAGGCAAAAAGATTGTACACGCTGCCATACCCAAAATGACAATCCATTGGCCTCCGGACCTGAAGCATGCAATACCTGTCATGGAAGTATAAACAACCCAGCTCCACCTAAAGATTTAGCTAAAAATGAATTGACATCTTTTATAGGAGTTGGTGCACACCAAGCACATTTTGACACAACATTTACAACAGCATTTATTGGCGATTGTAAATTGTGCCATAGTGAACCAGAAATATTAAATCACCCCGGCCACATTGATGATAACACACAATTTGCAGAAATGGTGTTTGACCAATTTGTTTCGGATTCCGGAAATGTAAATCCTACCTGGGATCATGAATCGGCCACATGCAGTAATGTATATTGCCATGGCGCTTTTACATTTGAAAAAGCAAATAGCACGAATTCCTGGATTTATATCGGTGATGATATTAGTGGTAAAAATCCAAATATGGTTTGGAATGATGTTGGTAGTGGTCAGGCCGATTGTGGAACTTGCCATGGATTACCACCGGCAGGTCATCTTCAAAATACAGCTTGCGAAGCCTGCCATAACAGCGTTGCTGGTCCCGGACTTACAATAATTAATAAAAGTCTGCATATAAATGGAAAGATTGATTTGAACAATTAA
- a CDS encoding NAD(P)-binding domain-containing protein produces MENLIIWGGTIFLILVIVLPYLIKERKSRKADHARRKEAVRLGATKAVAQHPQIDSLACIGCGACVAACPEGSVLGIVSGKAVIINGLKCVGHGLCEEACPVEGLVVGLGDLSKRDDIPFMDEHFQTNITGIYIAGELGGLALIKNAINQGSKVVEHISKNIKPSSDDSIKDVLIVGAGPAGLSAALTAKKNNLSCQLLDQQGAGGTILQYPRKKLVMTKPVEIPLYGTLTKPEYFKEELLEIWEKIEEKFDIKPVVGEKLHDIKRENGHFEVTTQNGTNKAQTVVLALGRRGTPRKLNVPGEEQSKVMYKLMDAETYQNNHVLVVGGGDSAIEAAMGLARQKGNVVTLSYRKEQFFRIKTRNEERVNKMIKEKTLNVMFSSGVKEIGKTDVVINYQDKEQRIKNDYVFIFAGGEPPFGLLKKMGIQFGSDS; encoded by the coding sequence ATGGAAAACCTAATAATTTGGGGTGGAACTATTTTTCTTATTTTAGTAATAGTCCTGCCATATTTAATTAAGGAAAGAAAATCCCGCAAAGCGGACCATGCCCGGAGAAAAGAAGCTGTTCGCCTGGGAGCAACCAAAGCTGTTGCTCAGCATCCCCAAATAGATTCTTTGGCATGTATTGGCTGCGGTGCCTGTGTAGCAGCTTGTCCGGAAGGCAGTGTACTTGGGATAGTTTCGGGTAAAGCCGTAATAATAAATGGGTTAAAATGCGTTGGTCATGGATTATGCGAAGAAGCTTGCCCGGTAGAGGGCTTGGTTGTCGGCCTCGGTGACTTAAGCAAACGGGATGACATTCCATTTATGGATGAACATTTCCAAACAAATATTACGGGGATATATATTGCAGGGGAATTAGGAGGTTTAGCACTTATAAAAAATGCTATAAACCAGGGCAGTAAAGTTGTAGAACATATTTCAAAAAATATTAAACCATCTTCTGATGATTCCATAAAAGATGTTTTGATAGTCGGGGCGGGCCCTGCAGGATTAAGCGCTGCTTTAACTGCTAAAAAGAATAACCTTTCATGTCAGCTTTTAGATCAACAGGGTGCAGGTGGCACAATTCTACAATATCCACGCAAAAAACTTGTTATGACGAAACCTGTTGAAATTCCTTTGTATGGAACGCTTACGAAACCGGAATATTTTAAAGAAGAGCTATTGGAAATCTGGGAAAAAATCGAAGAAAAGTTTGATATTAAGCCGGTCGTTGGTGAAAAACTCCATGATATCAAAAGGGAAAATGGTCATTTTGAAGTTACAACACAAAATGGAACCAATAAGGCACAAACAGTTGTTTTGGCTTTAGGCCGTCGTGGCACTCCGCGTAAACTAAATGTTCCTGGTGAAGAACAATCTAAAGTAATGTATAAGCTAATGGATGCAGAAACCTATCAAAACAACCATGTGCTTGTTGTTGGCGGAGGCGATAGTGCTATTGAAGCGGCAATGGGACTTGCCAGGCAAAAAGGGAATGTAGTTACTTTGTCTTACAGAAAAGAGCAATTTTTCCGAATAAAAACCCGCAATGAAGAGCGTGTTAATAAAATGATAAAAGAAAAAACACTTAATGTAATGTTCAGTTCCGGTGTAAAAGAAATTGGTAAAACAGATGTTGTTATAAATTATCAGGATAAAGAGCAGCGAATAAAAAATGATTATGTATTTATTTTTGCAGGAGGAGAACCTCCATTTGGATTGCTTAAAAAAATGGGAATCCAGTTTGGAAGTGATTCATAG